A genomic stretch from Thermomonospora umbrina includes:
- the folE gene encoding GTP cyclohydrolase I FolE codes for MEENPPGFDHERLERAVREILYAIGEDPDRDGLRETPARVARAYAEQFAGLRQAPEDVLNKVFEADHDEMVLVKDIEVYSSCEHHLTPFHGVAHVGYTPNKKGQITGLSKLARLVDVYARRPQVQERLTSQVADALMRILEPRGVIVVIEAEHLCMTMRGVRKPGAKTLTSAVRGDFRDCAETRAEAMSLILGRP; via the coding sequence ATGGAGGAGAACCCTCCCGGCTTCGACCACGAGCGGCTCGAGCGGGCCGTCCGCGAGATCCTGTACGCGATCGGGGAAGACCCCGATCGCGACGGGCTCCGCGAGACCCCCGCTCGGGTCGCGCGGGCGTACGCCGAGCAGTTCGCCGGCCTCCGGCAGGCCCCCGAGGACGTCCTCAACAAGGTCTTCGAGGCCGACCACGACGAGATGGTCCTGGTCAAGGACATCGAGGTCTACAGCTCGTGCGAGCATCACCTGACCCCGTTCCACGGGGTGGCGCACGTGGGGTACACGCCCAACAAGAAGGGCCAGATCACCGGCCTGTCCAAGCTGGCCCGCCTGGTGGACGTGTACGCGCGGCGACCGCAGGTGCAGGAGCGGCTGACCAGTCAGGTGGCCGACGCGCTGATGCGGATCCTGGAGCCGCGCGGCGTGATCGTGGTGATCGAGGCCGAGCACCTGTGCATGACCATGCGGGGCGTCCGCAAGCCCGGGGCCAAGACCTTGACGTCGGCGGTGCGAGGCGACTTCCGTGACTGCGCCGAGACCCGCGCCGAGGCCATGTCGCTGATCCTCGGCCGTCCTTAG